One stretch of Armigeres subalbatus isolate Guangzhou_Male chromosome 2, GZ_Asu_2, whole genome shotgun sequence DNA includes these proteins:
- the LOC134211894 gene encoding PI-PLC X domain-containing protein 2 isoform X1 gives MTTDFTEDLENWMGKLPPELRAVPIINLAIPGSHDTMSYGITRKSPVAPDAEPVVETLNKFIPCVVRRWAVTQRYDVVDQLKSGIRYFDLRICMKRPENKFYFVHGLFCEEITEPLEQLKNFLRSHPREFIILDCQHFYLFNPTDHCVLSAELNRIFDKKIYSRNVNQLKDCTLEAATENGQQVLIVYRSDACVNDRFWLSYDWPTPWPNEVSVKQLRQYLDESLNQRNPESGFVSQCVLTPSVRYIVPRFLSSLRSTCAKEVDKKLTDWIKLQTPGPFTADDKPKSNVFLADFIDIKDSNFSKIVVGLNRKILDQNSSGQSSPSKKSI, from the exons ATGACAACTGATTTCACCGAAGATTTGGAAAACTGGATGGGCAAACTTCCGCCAGAACTGAGGGCAGTGCCAATAATAAATCTGGCAATTCCGGGATCTCATGACACCATGTCGTACGGAATAACAAGAAAATCTCCTGTGGCACCGGATGCCGAACCGGTCGTGGAAACATTAAACAAGTTTATTCCCTGTGTGGTACGCCGTTGGGCCGTTACGCAGCGATACGATGTGGTAGACCAGCTGAAAAGCGGTATTCG ATATTTCGATTTGAGGATTTGCATGAAAAGGCCGGAGAACAAGTTTTACTTTGTGCATGGGCTTTTCTGCGAGGAAATTACGGAACCATTAGAACAGTTGAAAAACTTCCTGCGATCTCATCCACGCGAATTTATCATACTAGACTGTCAACACTTCTACCTTTTCAATCCGACCGACCACTGTGTCCTTTCGGCAGAGCTAAACAGGATTTTCGATAAGAAGATCTACTCGCGCAACGTAAATCAACTTAAGGATTGTACACTGGAAGCAGCAACCGAGAACGGGCAACAGGTGCTAATAGTGTATCGAAGTGATGCATGCGTTAATGACCGTTTCTGGCTTAGTTACGACTGGCCTACACCGTGGCCTAATGAAGTCAGCGTGAAACAGCTACGACAATATCTCGATGAAAGTTTGAATCAACGTAACCCAGAATCCGGCTTTGTCTCACAGTGCGTTCTAACGCCTAGCGTACGATATATAGTCCCTAGATTCTTGTCTTCGCTACGATCAACATGTGCTAAGGAGGTGGACAAAAAGCTCACCGATTGGATAAAATTGCAAACACCTGGACCATTTACTGCTGATGACAAACCCAAATCAAATGTCTTTCTGGCGGACTTTATTGATATTAAAGATAGTAACTTCAGTAAGATTGTAGTAGGGTTGAACAGGAAAATATTGGATCAGAACAGTAGCGGGCAAAGTTCTCCATCTAAGAAAAGCATTTAA
- the LOC134216021 gene encoding PAT complex subunit CCDC47 — protein sequence MKLHILFLLAASVCLLQKPYALAENFEENDFAEFEDFDEDEFIVGTTTGDQQSGSNVRAESNSGKSNLNANIAQDDANDFAEIDDNDEDEAVVEDEENEFEHFQDEEEFEGFPGTTNDQDEVKLADTKKSEPKLTMAKVPMHFRTHWDSYWLEMLMLAGLLAYFANYLFGNKKNSSIANLWLSTHKTLLEDNFILVGDDGKKETESSTLTFIKESESIYTLWCSGRTCCEGMLVELKMIKRQDLVSLIAGIMKPVQDQLHIKVEMSPDSMDNFVFCIASKKQATKLFKEMNDLSKFCTLVNKTEEKYNIPGYSLLSEIAEASSSLLDSRLIAALNKYSHLIEYIHVSDQFSGPVQQEDPNTLKQPEVKRILHCGFNMPAKIDMEELKPLLVLVFYLMERIKRFRLSKEGKSKSDKNRARVEEEFMKNTHAARAEKAAQKREEKRKAEKEKVLANDDPEKQRRWEEKERKRLEKKRPKMKQLSIKAL from the exons CTACTGGCGGCATCGGTATGCTTGCTGCAAAAACCATACGCACTGGCTGAAAATTTCGAAGAGAACGACTTTGCAGAATTTGAGGATTTCGATGAGGACGAATTTATAGTGGGAACGACAACCGGCGACCAACAGTCTGGAAGCAATGTCCGAGCTGAGA GCAATTCAGGAAAATCTAATCTCAACGCCAACATAGCTCAAGACGATGCCAATGATTTCGCAGAAATCGATGACAACGACGAGGACGAAGCAGTTGTGGAGGATGAGGAAAATGAGTTTGAACATTTCCAAGATGAGGAGGAGTTTGAAGGTTTCCCCGGTACGACGAATGATCAAGATGAAGTGAAGCTGGCAGATACGAAAAAATCTGAACCCAAATTAACTATGGCAAAGGTGCCGATGCACTTCAGAACCCATTGGGACTCTTACTGGTTGGAAATGTTGATGCTAGCTGGTCTGTTGGCCTATTTTGCAAATTATTTGTTTGGTAACAAAAAGAACTCTTCAATTGCAAACCTGTGGCTGTCGACCCACAAAACTCTGCTGGAGGACAATTTCATACTGGTCGGTGACGATGGCAAGAAGGAGACAGAATCATCCACTCTGACCTTCATTAAGGAAAGCGAAAGCATCTACACTCTTTGGTGCAGTGGCCGGACCTGTTGTGAAGGAATGTTAGTGGAGCTTAAAATGATCAAACGACAGGACCTTGTATCGCTGATTGCCGGAATAATGAAACCCGTTCAAGATCAGTTACATATCAAAGTTGAAATGTCTCCGGATTCGATGGACAATTTCGTATTCTGTATTGCCTCTAAGAAGCAAGCTACAAAGCTGTTCAAAGAAATGAACGATTTG AGCAAATTTTGCACTCTAGTCAACAAAACTGAGGAAAAGTACAACATACCTGGTTACTCATTGTTATCGGAGATTGCCGAGGCATCTTCCAGCTTGTTAGATAGTAGACTGATAGCAGCTTTGAATAAGTATTCACATTTAATAGAGTATATACACGTATCGGATCAGTTTAGTGGTCCAGTCCAGCAGGAAGATCCGAATACCCTGAAACAGCCCGAAGTCAAGCGTATTTTGCATTGCGGCTTTAACATGCCTGCAAAGATTGATATGGAGGAGTTGAAACCGCTTCTGGTGCTCGTATTCTACCTAATGGAACGTATCAAGCGCTTCCGTTTATCCAAAGAG GGTAAATCAAAGTCTGATAAAAACCGTGCTCGCGTTGAGgaagaatttatgaagaatACTCATGCTGCCCGCGCCGAAAAAGCCGCACAAAAACGCGAAGAGAAACGCAAGGCCGAAAAGGAGAAGGTCCTGGCCAACGATGACCCGGAGAAACAAAGACGCTGGGAGGAGAAAGAACGAAAGCGTCTGGAGAAGAAGCGTCCTAAGATGAAGCAGCTATCTATAAAGGCGCTCTAA
- the LOC134216020 gene encoding nuclease SbcCD subunit C, translating to MSSKISCSSADRNALIVDVVESLIRTVPEKSTGKSNGDDSYPAGAGSFKKPQNPEMNNRRILKMKQQLAKQNNFITELKKKIRSMSELSPKSITDHEELAFLKSRLDKENRDAKTLLERLIREQKMADCPGWEQIRLCNEPLDDVCRNPWMLGNVSMPEQRFSFDSTLSSLTSDAQVGAESTCDLDERLKKELMNRDRVIEILQTRVDALTADIMKVKKDNHAILDKTPRQTKFCEADIFNRLKFYKENTDALERNLKQMGAALDVIRTELGPALTGECQETVGCSTFVTPSEKSKTSGEIRRLSSSSKQDDDQYNTLVKEYAKKNDECKKLTDRLAKACSCRNEPPEQLEIDVLKNRCSELLDSQEEFQILIKEQGNQMEEYRSKYLAAQQKVEEQKLQMDKMDVTNRRIEEQINIEVHRIKTKFQDKLRQLTPFPRLLEAEEQKVTNLKDTNGKLLDELKKSAKEIRCLEHRLHNAHASQNTELEKAYNLTQVEMEQLQAMLHEEKEKKAKLQTQLDAANKEMEQTRKETAKIIARTNDRAQEERKTVQERINSLEVELSQCRASASVTISNREEALREMQGQIGVLSASLNDAHLQMDSLRNQLTFLQNERYGSRA from the coding sequence ATGTCTTCCAAAATTTCCTGCAGTTCCGCCGACAGAAATGCTCTTATCGTCGATGTCGTCGAAAGCTTGATTCGCACAGTTCCGGAAAAATCAACAGGTAAAAGCAATGGCGACGATTCCTATCCAGCTGGTGCCGGCTCGTTCAAAAAGCCACAAAATCCTGAAATGAATAATCGGCGGATTCTGAAGATGAAACAACAGTTGGCCAAGCAGAACAATTTTATCACCGAGTTGAAGAAAAAGATCCGCTCAATGTCGGAGCTGTCTCCAAAGTCAATAACAGATCATGAAGAGCTGGCATTCCTAAAGAGCCGATTGGATAAGGAAAATAGAGATGCAAAGACTTTACTCGAGAGGCTGATTCGAGAACAGAAAATGGCGGATTGTCCAGGTTGGGAGCAGATCCGATTATGCAATGAACCCCTGGACGATGTCTGTCGCAATCCATGGATGCTGGGGAACGTCTCCATGCCAGAACAACGGTTTTCCTTTGATTCTACTCTGTCCTCGTTGACTTCCGATGCTCAAGTAGGTGCGGAATCGACTTGTGACCTGGACGAAAGACTCAAGAAGGAGCTTATGAATCGTGATCGAGTTATCGAGATTTTGCAAACTCGCGTTGACGCACTAACGGCAGACATAATGAAGGTGAAGAAAGACAACCACGCTATTCTTGACAAAACTCCAAGGCAGACCAAATTTTGCGAAGCGGACATATTTAATCGGTTAAAGTTTTATAAGGAAAATACGGACGCGTTAGAAAGAAACTTGAAGCAGATGGGTGCTGCACTTGATGTGATCCGGACGGAACTCGGCCCAGCGTTAACTGGTGAATGCCAAGAAACAGTCGGTTGCAGTACTTTTGTTACACCGAGTGAAAAAAGTAAAACGTCTGGTGAAATTAGGAGGTTATCTTCTTCCTCAAAACAGGACGATGACCAGTATAATACCCTTGTAAAAGAATACGCCAAGAAGAATGACGAATGCAAGAAGTTGACTGACCGATTAGCAAAAGCCTGTTCCTGTCGTAATGAACCACCAGAACAGCTAGAAATAGATGTTCTCAAAAACAGATGTTCGGAGCTGTTGGATAgtcaggaggaatttcaaatTCTTATCAAGGAGCAAGGAAATCAGATGGAGGAATACCGTTCCAAGTATCTCGCTGCGCAACAAAAAGTCGAAGAGCAGAAACTTCAGATGGACAAAATGGACGTAACAAATCGACGCATCGAAGAACAAATCAACATCGAGGTGCACAGAATCAAAACTAAATTCCAAGACAAACTTCGACAGCTGACACCATTTCCTCGTCTGTTAGAAGCTGAGGAACAGAAAGTCACCAATCTCAAAGACACCAACGGAAAGCTTTTGGATGAACTTAAGAAATCTGCAAAAGAGATACGATGCCTTGAACATCGTTTGCATAACGCGCATGCATCGCAGAACACCGAACTGGAAAAGGCTTACAATCTAACTCAAGTTGAAATGGAACAGTTGCAAGCGATGTTGCATGAGGAAAAAGAGAAGAAAGCAAAACTGCAGACACAACTTGATGCAGCCAATAAAGAAATGGAACAAACCAGAAAGGAAACGGCAAAGATTATTGCTCGAACCAATGACCGAGCACAGGAAGAACGAAAAACGGTTCAGGAAAGAATAAACAGCCTTGAGGTGGAATTGTCCCAGTGTCGGGCATCCGCCTCTGTCACTATCAGCAACCGTGAGGAAGCACTGCGTGAAATGCAAGGCCAGATAGGGGTGCTATCAGCTAGTCTAAACGATGCCCATCTACAGATGGATTCCCTGCGCAATCAGCTTACGTTTTTGCAAAATGAAAGATATGGTTCGCGAGCTTGA